The following are encoded in a window of Halorarum salinum genomic DNA:
- a CDS encoding DNA-directed DNA polymerase, translating into MTNASLTDFGPADADEGDGGRPDEEAAFVAGDGAGHVSDVVDAQDVRVPDADGTLELMVTAVDYTVEGSGATEYPVVHVFGRTSDNEVEHVRVLGTEPYFYVPTADLEGRDLLEEYDVVVNTRERPRGEEDAEPFESIRGEAVTKVVARTPRDVGQIRDDFARTYEADILFPNRFLIDNGVSSGIRVEERRLPDGRLQVFPGHLEPAEVDADLRVNYFDIEVDDRRGFPEDGEEPIVCLTSHDSYRDEYVAWLYDAPDGDAVPPTALPTYEPYREGQEIEVRSFEDEDAMLDAFLTYVADTDPDVLTGWNFEDFDAPYFLDRCEVLDGASEFDLSPDRLSRVDETWRSGWGGPDVKGRIVFDLLYGYQRTQFSELDSYRLDAVGELELDVGKERYTGDIGTLWEEDPERLLEYNVRDVELCVEIDRKQDVVTFWDESRKIVGCQLEDAPTPGDAVDMYVLHEAFGEFVLPTKGQQEGEEFEGGAVFEPITGVRENVTVLDLKSLYPMCMVTINASPETIVEDPEAYDGETYRAPNGTRFRKEPDGMMREMVDELLAERDRKKAARDEHEPGSATYQQYDRQQAAVKVIMNSLYGVSGWERFRLYDKENAAAITAMGRRVIEFTEEAANEIGHEVAYGDTDSVMLELGPDVTTGEAIEQSFDIEDHINGRYDDFALEELDAEEHRFQIEFEKLYRRFFQAGKKKRYAGHIVWKEGKDVDDVDITGFEYKRSDIAPITKRVQKDVIEMIVYGEDLADVKEYLHDEISRFQSGDVDLEEVGIPGGIGKRLEGYDTDTAQVRGAKYANMLLGTNFQRGSKPKRLYLEKVHPDFFRRMEEEGGFDAATDDLYREFKRNPDVICFEYADEVPEEFEVDWDKMLEKTLKGPIARVIEALDMSWDEVKTGQEQTGLGSFV; encoded by the coding sequence CTTCGGTCCGGCCGACGCCGACGAGGGGGACGGCGGGCGACCGGACGAGGAGGCGGCCTTCGTGGCGGGCGACGGCGCGGGCCACGTCAGCGACGTCGTCGACGCGCAGGACGTCCGGGTGCCGGACGCCGACGGGACGCTCGAGCTGATGGTGACGGCGGTCGACTACACGGTCGAGGGGAGCGGCGCGACGGAGTACCCCGTCGTGCACGTGTTCGGGCGGACGAGCGACAACGAGGTCGAGCACGTGCGGGTGCTCGGCACCGAGCCGTACTTCTACGTCCCGACGGCGGACCTGGAGGGCCGGGACCTCCTCGAGGAGTACGACGTCGTCGTCAACACCAGGGAGCGCCCGCGGGGCGAGGAGGACGCGGAACCGTTCGAGAGCATCCGGGGCGAGGCGGTGACGAAGGTCGTCGCCCGGACCCCGCGGGACGTCGGACAGATCCGGGACGACTTCGCCCGGACGTACGAGGCGGACATCCTGTTCCCGAACCGCTTCCTCATCGACAACGGCGTCAGCTCCGGCATCCGGGTCGAGGAGCGGCGCCTCCCGGACGGACGCCTACAGGTGTTCCCCGGCCACCTCGAACCCGCGGAGGTCGACGCGGACCTCCGGGTGAACTACTTCGACATCGAGGTCGACGACCGCCGGGGGTTCCCCGAGGACGGCGAGGAACCGATCGTCTGTCTCACCAGCCACGACTCCTACCGCGACGAGTACGTCGCCTGGCTGTACGACGCCCCGGACGGCGACGCGGTTCCCCCGACCGCGCTCCCGACCTACGAGCCGTACCGGGAGGGACAGGAGATCGAGGTCCGGAGCTTCGAGGACGAGGACGCGATGCTCGACGCGTTCCTGACGTACGTCGCCGATACCGACCCGGACGTGCTCACGGGGTGGAACTTCGAGGACTTCGACGCGCCGTACTTCCTCGACCGGTGTGAGGTGCTGGACGGTGCGAGCGAGTTCGACCTCTCGCCCGACCGCCTCTCGCGCGTGGACGAGACGTGGCGCTCCGGCTGGGGGGGCCCGGACGTGAAGGGCCGGATCGTCTTCGACCTGCTGTACGGCTACCAGCGGACGCAGTTCTCCGAACTCGACTCCTACCGGCTGGACGCGGTCGGGGAACTCGAACTCGACGTGGGGAAGGAGCGGTACACCGGCGACATCGGAACCCTCTGGGAGGAGGACCCCGAGCGGCTGCTGGAGTACAACGTCCGCGACGTGGAACTGTGCGTCGAGATCGACCGCAAGCAGGACGTCGTCACCTTCTGGGACGAGTCCCGGAAGATCGTCGGCTGCCAGCTCGAGGACGCGCCGACCCCCGGCGACGCGGTCGACATGTACGTCCTCCACGAGGCGTTCGGCGAGTTCGTCCTGCCGACGAAGGGCCAGCAGGAGGGCGAGGAGTTCGAGGGCGGCGCCGTCTTCGAACCCATCACGGGCGTCCGCGAGAACGTCACCGTGCTCGACCTGAAGTCGCTGTACCCGATGTGTATGGTGACCATCAACGCCTCGCCGGAGACGATCGTCGAGGATCCCGAGGCGTACGACGGAGAGACGTACCGGGCGCCCAACGGCACCCGGTTCCGGAAGGAGCCCGACGGGATGATGCGCGAGATGGTCGACGAGTTGCTCGCCGAGCGCGACCGGAAGAAGGCCGCCCGGGACGAGCACGAACCCGGTTCGGCGACCTACCAGCAGTACGACCGCCAGCAGGCGGCCGTGAAGGTGATCATGAACTCGCTGTACGGCGTCTCCGGCTGGGAGCGCTTCCGCCTGTACGACAAGGAGAACGCCGCGGCGATCACCGCGATGGGCCGGCGCGTCATCGAGTTCACCGAAGAGGCCGCGAACGAGATCGGCCACGAGGTCGCGTACGGGGACACCGACTCCGTCATGCTCGAACTGGGCCCCGACGTCACCACCGGGGAGGCCATCGAGCAGTCGTTCGACATCGAGGACCACATCAACGGCCGCTACGACGACTTCGCGCTGGAGGAGCTCGACGCGGAGGAGCACCGCTTCCAGATCGAGTTCGAGAAGCTCTACCGCCGGTTCTTCCAGGCGGGCAAGAAGAAGCGGTACGCGGGCCACATCGTCTGGAAGGAGGGCAAGGACGTCGACGACGTCGACATCACCGGCTTCGAGTACAAGCGCTCGGACATCGCGCCGATCACCAAGCGGGTCCAGAAGGACGTCATCGAGATGATCGTCTACGGCGAGGACCTGGCCGACGTGAAGGAGTACCTCCACGACGAGATCTCCCGCTTCCAGTCGGGGGACGTGGACCTGGAGGAGGTGGGCATCCCCGGCGGCATCGGCAAGCGGCTGGAGGGCTACGACACCGACACCGCGCAGGTCCGGGGAGCGAAGTACGCGAACATGCTGCTCGGGACCAACTTCCAGCGCGGGTCGAAGCCGAAGCGGCTCTACCTGGAGAAGGTTCACCCCGACTTCTTCCGTCGGATGGAGGAGGAGGGGGGGTTCGACGCGGCGACGGACGACCTCTACCGCGAGTTCAAGCGGAACCCCGACGTCATCTGCTTCGAGTACGCCGACGAGGTCCCCGAGGAGTTCGAGGTGGACTGGGACAAGATGCTGGAGAAGACACTGAAGGGACCCATCGCCCGCGTCATCGAGGCGCTGGACATGTCGTGGGACGAGGTCAAGACCGGACAGGAGCAGACGGGACTCGGCTCCTTCGTGTAG
- a CDS encoding ABC transporter ATP-binding protein, translating into MATLELRNLQAEVAETGEEILRGVDLEVKSGEIHALMGPNGSGKSTTAKVIAGHPAYEVTDGDVLLHLEESDVADVDEELDEDDYTWDLLELEPNERAALGIFLGFQYPAEIEGVTMTNFLRQALNAKLEEREELFEDEEAEAEADDEEEAGYDTSPMEGDVDEGEIGVAEFQQLLKGKMELLDMDETFASRYLNAGFSGGEKKQNEVLQAAILEPSIAVLDEIDSGLDIDRLQDVSEGINALRDEQDTGILQITHYQRILEYVEPDHVHIMLDGRVVKSGDASLAEKLEDKGYDWVREEAYEAA; encoded by the coding sequence ATGGCAACACTCGAACTGCGGAATCTTCAGGCGGAGGTCGCCGAGACCGGCGAGGAGATCCTTCGGGGCGTCGACCTCGAGGTGAAAAGCGGCGAGATCCACGCGCTGATGGGGCCGAACGGGTCGGGCAAATCCACGACCGCGAAGGTCATCGCGGGTCACCCGGCCTACGAGGTCACGGACGGCGACGTGCTGCTCCACCTCGAGGAGTCGGACGTCGCCGACGTCGACGAGGAGCTCGACGAGGACGACTACACCTGGGACCTGCTCGAACTGGAGCCGAACGAACGCGCCGCGCTCGGCATCTTCCTCGGCTTCCAGTACCCCGCCGAGATCGAGGGCGTCACGATGACGAACTTCCTCCGGCAGGCGCTCAACGCCAAGCTCGAGGAGCGCGAGGAGCTCTTCGAGGACGAGGAGGCCGAGGCCGAGGCCGACGACGAGGAGGAAGCGGGCTACGACACCTCCCCGATGGAGGGGGACGTCGACGAGGGCGAGATCGGCGTCGCCGAGTTCCAACAGCTCCTGAAGGGGAAGATGGAGCTGCTCGACATGGACGAGACGTTCGCCTCCCGCTACCTCAACGCCGGCTTCTCCGGCGGAGAGAAGAAGCAGAACGAGGTGCTCCAGGCAGCCATCCTCGAGCCGTCGATCGCCGTGCTCGACGAGATCGACTCCGGGCTCGACATCGACCGCCTGCAGGACGTCTCGGAGGGCATCAACGCCCTCCGCGACGAGCAGGACACCGGCATCCTCCAGATCACCCACTACCAGCGCATCCTCGAGTACGTCGAGCCCGACCACGTCCACATCATGCTCGACGGGAGGGTCGTCAAGAGCGGCGACGCGTCCCTGGCCGAGAAGCTCGAGGACAAGGGGTACGACTGGGTCCGCGAGGAAGCCTACGAAGCCGCGTAA
- the sufB gene encoding Fe-S cluster assembly protein SufB: protein MSSDQDHLKQTDTEDRFDFKKEEKSAFRSEKGLNEETIRAISEDKDEPEWMLERRLRALKQYHAMPMPTDWPGQPDLSEVDVDEIVPYIRPDVDTRGGVDDWTELPDEIKDTFDKLGIPEAEKNALSGVGAQYESEVVYQNMQERWEEKGVVFCNMDEAVQEHEELVREHFMTTCVPPSDNKFAALHGAVWSGGSFVYVPEDTTVDMPVQAYFRMNSEGMGQFEHTLIIAEAGSEVHYIEGCSAPKYSAFNLHSGGVEVFVNDDAHVQYSTVQNWSKNTYNLNTKRAIVEKGGRMEWISGSMGSKATMLYPSSILKGRGASDNHITIAFAGEGQNIDTGAKVYHNAPNTKSTIESKSISKDGGRTNYRGLVHIADGAENSSTAVECDALMFDNESTSDTMPYMEINESKVDVAHEATVGKIGDEDVFYLQSRGLDDDDAKQMIVSGFIEPITEELPIEYAVELNRLVELEMEGSLG, encoded by the coding sequence ATGAGTTCGGATCAAGACCATCTGAAGCAGACGGACACGGAGGACCGCTTCGACTTCAAGAAGGAGGAGAAGTCGGCCTTCCGGAGCGAGAAGGGACTGAACGAGGAGACGATCAGGGCCATCTCCGAGGACAAGGACGAGCCGGAGTGGATGCTGGAGCGGCGCCTCCGCGCGCTGAAACAGTACCACGCGATGCCGATGCCGACCGACTGGCCGGGCCAGCCCGACCTGAGCGAGGTCGACGTCGACGAGATCGTCCCGTACATCCGACCCGACGTCGACACCCGCGGCGGCGTCGACGACTGGACGGAGCTCCCGGACGAGATCAAGGACACGTTCGACAAGCTGGGCATCCCGGAGGCCGAGAAGAACGCGCTCTCGGGCGTCGGCGCCCAGTACGAGTCCGAGGTCGTCTACCAGAACATGCAGGAGCGCTGGGAGGAGAAGGGCGTCGTCTTCTGCAACATGGACGAGGCGGTCCAGGAGCACGAGGAGCTCGTCCGCGAGCACTTCATGACGACGTGCGTGCCGCCGAGCGACAACAAGTTCGCCGCGCTCCACGGCGCCGTCTGGTCCGGCGGATCGTTCGTCTACGTCCCGGAGGACACGACCGTCGACATGCCGGTGCAGGCGTACTTCCGCATGAACTCCGAGGGGATGGGCCAGTTCGAGCACACGCTCATCATCGCCGAGGCCGGCTCGGAGGTCCACTACATCGAGGGCTGCTCGGCGCCGAAGTACTCGGCGTTCAACCTCCACTCGGGCGGCGTCGAGGTGTTCGTGAACGACGACGCGCACGTCCAGTACTCGACCGTCCAGAACTGGTCGAAGAACACGTACAACCTCAACACCAAGCGCGCCATCGTGGAGAAGGGCGGCCGCATGGAGTGGATTTCGGGCTCGATGGGCTCGAAGGCGACGATGCTGTACCCCTCCTCGATCCTGAAGGGCCGCGGCGCGAGCGACAACCACATCACCATCGCGTTCGCCGGCGAGGGCCAGAACATCGACACCGGCGCGAAGGTGTACCACAACGCGCCGAACACGAAGTCGACCATCGAGTCGAAGTCCATCTCGAAGGACGGCGGCCGCACGAACTACCGCGGCCTCGTCCACATCGCCGACGGCGCGGAGAACTCCTCGACCGCGGTCGAGTGTGACGCGCTGATGTTCGACAACGAGTCGACCTCCGACACGATGCCGTACATGGAGATCAACGAGTCGAAGGTCGACGTCGCCCACGAGGCGACCGTCGGAAAGATCGGCGACGAGGACGTGTTCTACCTCCAGTCGCGCGGCCTCGACGACGACGACGCCAAGCAGATGATCGTCTCGGGCTTCATCGAGCCGATCACGGAGGAGCTACCCATCGAGTACGCGGTCGAACTCAACCGCCTCGTCGAACTCGAGATGGAGGGGTCGCTCGGATGA
- the sufD gene encoding Fe-S cluster assembly protein SufD: MSTQVPQGLSEEAIHTVSEERDEPEWLLERRLAAFRALDGLDLPDVIQTPGRRWTNLRNLGFEDLVDPLNQRDETERVSAEGATVLSFADALDEHEELVREHFGSVVDPETNYLTALSAALFTTGTVVHVPKGVDAEDVKIRAEMNSRSLFSHTLVVAEGNASATILERVSNGADADGEGDRYFSNVVEVATDENAYVQYGSLQNLDEDVYTYSLKRGDAARYATVSWIEGNLGSRLTRSDIETELNGDSSETKIVGAFFGHGDQHFDVNARVWHDAEHTTADLVTRGVLDDEARSVYEGVQDVGRDAWDTSSYQRENTLMLSDESEADASPKLIIHNHDTEASHSATVGQVDREDLFYMTSRSIPPRTARNMLVEGFFVPVLEEVEVDELREDIEALVRQRLD, encoded by the coding sequence ATGAGCACGCAGGTGCCACAGGGACTCTCCGAGGAGGCGATCCACACCGTCTCGGAGGAGCGCGACGAGCCGGAGTGGCTGCTCGAACGCCGCCTCGCGGCGTTCCGCGCGCTCGACGGACTCGACCTGCCGGACGTCATTCAGACGCCCGGCCGCAGGTGGACGAACCTGCGGAACCTCGGGTTCGAGGACCTCGTCGACCCGCTGAACCAGCGCGACGAGACCGAGCGCGTCAGCGCCGAGGGCGCGACGGTGCTCTCGTTCGCCGACGCGCTCGACGAGCACGAGGAGCTCGTCCGCGAGCACTTCGGGTCGGTCGTCGACCCCGAGACGAACTACCTGACCGCGCTCTCCGCGGCGCTTTTCACCACCGGAACGGTCGTCCACGTCCCGAAGGGCGTCGACGCCGAGGACGTGAAGATCCGCGCCGAGATGAACAGCCGGTCGCTGTTCAGCCACACGCTCGTCGTCGCCGAGGGGAACGCCTCCGCGACGATCCTCGAGCGGGTCAGCAACGGCGCCGACGCCGACGGGGAGGGCGACCGCTACTTCAGCAACGTCGTCGAGGTCGCGACCGACGAGAACGCGTACGTCCAGTACGGCTCGCTCCAGAACCTCGACGAGGACGTGTACACGTACTCGCTGAAGCGCGGCGACGCCGCCCGCTACGCGACCGTGAGCTGGATCGAGGGGAACCTCGGCTCCCGGCTCACCCGCTCTGACATCGAGACCGAGCTGAACGGCGACTCCTCGGAGACGAAGATCGTCGGCGCGTTCTTCGGCCACGGCGACCAGCACTTCGACGTGAACGCCCGCGTCTGGCACGACGCCGAGCACACGACCGCGGACCTCGTCACGCGCGGCGTGCTCGACGACGAGGCCCGCTCGGTGTACGAGGGCGTCCAGGACGTCGGCCGCGACGCCTGGGACACCTCCAGCTACCAGCGCGAGAACACGCTGATGCTCTCGGACGAGTCCGAGGCCGACGCCTCCCCGAAGCTCATCATCCACAACCACGACACCGAGGCGTCCCACTCGGCGACGGTCGGGCAGGTCGACCGCGAGGACCTGTTCTACATGACCTCGCGCTCGATCCCGCCTCGGACGGCGCGGAACATGCTCGTGGAGGGGTTCTTCGTGCCGGTCCTCGAGGAGGTCGAGGTCGACGAACTCCGCGAGGACATCGAGGCGCTCGTCCGGCAGCGGCTGGACTGA
- a CDS encoding MFS transporter, translated as MTERREGRRDRVALATVVFAVMLAQTLVYPGVDLLAAELGGTGVAAPTLFLSVEFAAFVLFVGGWGALSDAAGRRRPLVVAAALGGSLGYLALALLPPTLGLPFVGALALRGLQGALTVGAFSLAMSALADLGGGNGRNMGAAGIAIGLGTAVGAPLGGQLYELDVFGPLYAAAGLLAVAGLLALVVPDRAPEGGSDRGLAALVRGLREREDLAVPYAFAFVDRLTAGFFALVGTLYFREAFGLGPGATGLMLAAFFAPFALLQYPFGVLSDRVGRVVPVALGSATFGLAVMAVGFAPSPDLAAVAMVVVGVLGALMAPATLALVVDLAGEDQRGVAVAGFNAAGSVGFLAGSLVGGGVASAYGYLPAFVVAGGLEVLVALATLPALLRLGRRTGRTAVFGSGD; from the coding sequence ATGACGGAGCGACGGGAGGGACGCCGGGACCGGGTCGCGCTCGCGACGGTCGTGTTCGCGGTCATGCTGGCCCAGACGCTCGTCTACCCGGGCGTCGACCTCCTGGCCGCGGAGCTCGGGGGGACGGGCGTCGCGGCGCCCACGCTGTTCCTCTCGGTCGAGTTCGCCGCGTTCGTCCTCTTCGTCGGCGGCTGGGGCGCGCTGAGCGACGCCGCGGGTCGGCGGCGTCCGCTCGTCGTCGCCGCGGCGCTCGGCGGTTCGCTGGGCTACCTCGCGCTCGCGCTGCTGCCGCCGACGCTGGGGCTCCCGTTCGTCGGCGCGCTCGCGCTCCGCGGGCTTCAGGGGGCGCTCACGGTCGGCGCCTTCTCACTCGCGATGAGCGCGCTCGCGGATCTGGGCGGCGGCAACGGGCGGAACATGGGCGCCGCGGGCATCGCCATCGGGCTCGGAACCGCCGTCGGCGCGCCGCTCGGCGGACAGCTCTACGAACTGGACGTGTTCGGTCCGCTGTACGCCGCCGCCGGGCTGCTCGCCGTCGCGGGACTGCTCGCGCTCGTCGTCCCCGACCGCGCCCCGGAGGGCGGGAGCGACCGGGGGCTCGCCGCGCTCGTCCGGGGGCTCCGCGAGCGCGAGGACCTGGCGGTCCCGTACGCGTTCGCGTTCGTCGACCGGCTGACGGCCGGCTTCTTCGCGCTCGTCGGGACGCTGTACTTCCGGGAGGCGTTCGGGCTCGGGCCGGGCGCGACCGGCCTCATGCTCGCGGCCTTCTTCGCGCCGTTCGCCCTGCTCCAGTACCCGTTCGGCGTGCTCTCGGACCGGGTCGGCCGCGTCGTCCCGGTGGCGCTCGGCTCCGCGACGTTCGGCCTCGCCGTCATGGCGGTCGGGTTCGCACCCTCGCCCGACCTGGCCGCCGTGGCGATGGTCGTGGTCGGCGTGCTCGGCGCGCTGATGGCGCCCGCGACGCTCGCGCTCGTGGTCGACCTGGCGGGGGAGGACCAGCGCGGGGTCGCCGTCGCGGGCTTCAACGCCGCGGGGAGCGTCGGCTTCCTCGCCGGTTCGCTCGTCGGCGGCGGCGTCGCCTCCGCGTACGGCTACCTCCCGGCGTTCGTCGTCGCGGGCGGGCTGGAGGTGCTCGTCGCGCTGGCGACGCTGCCGGCGCTGCTCAGGTTGGGCCGGCGGACCGGACGCACGGCGGTGTTCGGATCCGGCGACTGA
- a CDS encoding ferritin family protein, giving the protein MSVGQQVASDHQLARLLQIGVVLEEVVEARSTHHYRELDADFDPEVESLLEHAAEESAEHRERLEDLIAELDAESVSYEEIEALVEAQYGKTKPEDFDGVLYDQLCNEETAYKFYDDLVGAIRGSDAEFSVDRERLLATLRGIREEEAEGVEEVTAVMEGRE; this is encoded by the coding sequence ATGAGCGTCGGCCAGCAGGTCGCCTCCGACCACCAGCTCGCGCGACTGCTCCAGATCGGCGTCGTGCTGGAGGAGGTCGTCGAGGCGCGCTCCACGCACCACTACCGGGAACTGGACGCCGACTTCGACCCCGAGGTCGAGTCGCTGCTCGAACACGCGGCCGAGGAGTCGGCCGAACACCGCGAGCGCCTGGAGGACCTCATCGCCGAACTCGACGCCGAGTCGGTGTCCTACGAGGAGATCGAGGCGCTCGTCGAGGCCCAGTACGGGAAGACGAAGCCGGAGGACTTCGACGGCGTCCTCTACGACCAGCTCTGCAACGAGGAGACGGCGTACAAGTTCTACGACGACCTCGTCGGCGCCATCCGCGGCAGCGACGCCGAGTTCTCGGTGGACCGGGAACGCCTGCTCGCCACCCTCCGCGGGATCCGCGAGGAGGAGGCCGAGGGCGTCGAGGAAGTGACCGCGGTCATGGAGGGACGCGAATGA
- a CDS encoding metal-dependent transcriptional regulator, translating to MNTADQYLKAIYLVQEMEDGPASTGAVADALDVSPASANEMIGKLEDRELAEHEKYKGVILTEAGIVRARDAIQNYCIIERFLANVLEVEEFRAEARSLEAVIDDTVAERLDTIIDRSSECPDCFDAKADACRYLEVEQEKPAD from the coding sequence ATGAACACCGCAGACCAGTACCTGAAGGCGATCTACCTCGTACAGGAGATGGAGGACGGCCCTGCCTCGACCGGCGCCGTCGCGGACGCGCTGGACGTCAGCCCCGCGAGCGCCAACGAGATGATCGGGAAGCTCGAGGACCGAGAGCTCGCCGAACACGAGAAGTACAAGGGAGTCATCCTGACGGAGGCCGGCATCGTCCGGGCCCGCGACGCCATTCAGAACTACTGCATCATCGAACGCTTCCTCGCGAACGTCCTCGAGGTGGAGGAGTTCCGCGCGGAGGCCCGCTCGCTGGAGGCCGTCATCGACGACACGGTGGCGGAGCGACTCGACACCATCATCGACCGCTCCTCCGAGTGTCCCGACTGCTTCGACGCGAAGGCGGACGCGTGCCGGTACCTCGAGGTCGAGCAGGAGAAACCCGCCGACTGA
- a CDS encoding DUF5518 domain-containing protein, producing the protein MSINWRAVGIGFVVTLVVGLVVGFSIPIADVTLSGVGWAITGIIGGGAAGYVVGRGVNGGATHGVVAAALGALAVLVVLDGAGTVLEGVPLVPLLLVGLYAVAGALGGAVGVMLNRTSGGADETEARRPAGR; encoded by the coding sequence ATGAGCATCAACTGGCGTGCGGTAGGAATCGGTTTCGTCGTAACGCTGGTCGTCGGCCTCGTGGTCGGGTTCTCGATCCCGATCGCGGACGTCACGCTCTCGGGCGTGGGCTGGGCGATCACGGGAATCATCGGCGGGGGAGCGGCCGGATACGTCGTCGGCCGCGGAGTTAACGGGGGCGCGACCCACGGCGTCGTTGCCGCGGCGCTCGGCGCCCTCGCGGTGCTCGTCGTGCTCGACGGCGCCGGAACGGTCCTCGAGGGGGTACCCCTCGTTCCGCTCCTGCTCGTCGGGCTCTATGCGGTCGCGGGCGCTCTCGGCGGCGCCGTCGGGGTGATGCTGAACCGGACGAGCGGCGGGGCCGACGAGACGGAGGCCCGGCGGCCAGCGGGCCGCTGA
- a CDS encoding DUF2240 family protein, with protein MTLEAAVAVPFRGAGADRMGEGEFVVALSLDRDWFSPDQAKRLVDVATGRGLVAEEDGDLVAQFDPAEVAVPSDFVPDESVLREQSTFERVVDAFVAAGVEKREAVAASNERQRELGVTLEAASVLVARERGVDVGEAAAAARADLVPGED; from the coding sequence ATGACACTCGAGGCGGCCGTCGCCGTCCCCTTCCGCGGGGCGGGCGCCGACCGGATGGGCGAGGGCGAGTTCGTCGTGGCCCTCTCGCTGGACCGCGACTGGTTCTCGCCCGACCAGGCGAAGCGACTCGTCGACGTCGCGACGGGCCGGGGGCTCGTCGCCGAGGAGGACGGCGACCTCGTCGCACAGTTCGACCCCGCCGAGGTCGCCGTCCCGTCCGACTTCGTCCCCGACGAGTCGGTGCTCCGCGAGCAGTCCACCTTCGAACGGGTCGTCGACGCATTCGTCGCCGCCGGCGTCGAGAAGCGGGAGGCGGTCGCCGCCTCGAACGAGCGCCAGCGCGAACTCGGCGTCACGCTCGAGGCGGCGTCCGTCCTCGTCGCGCGCGAGCGCGGGGTCGACGTCGGCGAGGCGGCGGCGGCGGCCCGGGCCGACCTGGTTCCGGGGGAGGACTGA